Proteins encoded within one genomic window of Megalopta genalis isolate 19385.01 chromosome 10, iyMegGena1_principal, whole genome shotgun sequence:
- the conu gene encoding rho GTPase-activating protein conundrum isoform X6: MHLRMAGRYHKEVKVDNIWMVQGKADPMERAQGTTYMEGDNRLLDYWEEYQDMIEETKLLDDYLEEECPRNYDDGEEEAEWLRTAGLGQLTEAWKVGKEVPPEELGAALRPLSRAQAEAVKRRVKSLNHTVKQRFNQRQRVRKPDIRDVFKDVEASSTGTRSRSATPDSLDSVTGATPESASPPPLSTGAATVIDAHSSRSVTVPTFVSVFQHRTSNESKDTVRRTPSAPSTTVPTVSGATAATVTLPVQEIFRRAGNWLRGDVASDSEGIQLTGYHRLGTIHVSRPTAQRRSGSDPDKIANAVTGASNESAVNLSISPDDSTLRYWRNTSGHATVTRSHSSLYGLNRPAEETLITRPLSRTSSHGHLSFEEMCRANEVKSQVWIGNAETFPSDDTQKRLGIETLSQRDLTRLQPLLWLELTAVFDKYNLPLQKRKPNKRRTKAGNLFGVSLSTLLLRDSQLTSEESNIPLVFQKVLAELTKRGVKEEGILRVGGHKQKVESICVQLETDFYCKPREMDKLFKRTSCHDLAAVLKKLLRDLPQPLLTVELIDAFYQSHGVNDRRDLSHALNLLVLLLPIEHRCTLKALATFLKLIVENQTSNKMSIHNVAMIVAPSLFPPRYVHPRDRTDLTAQVNMAAICCRVTEALLGNTEKLWYVPSDLTNQLHRQSVEERYRKYKKKYC; this comes from the exons AT GCACCTACGAATGGCTGGTCGATATCATAAAGAAGTAAAGGTAGATAATATCTGGATGGTCCAAGGAAAAGCAGATCCCATGGAAAGGGCACAGGGAACAACATACATGGAAGGGGACAATCGTCTTCTGGACTATTGGGAAGAGTATCAGGACATGATAGAAGAAACCAAGTTGTTGGACGATTATCTGGAGGAGGAATGCCCACGCAATTACGATG ACGGCGAGGAAGAAGCGGAATGGCTACGTACAGCTGGTTTGGGACAGCTGACCGAAGCATGGAAAGTCGGAAAAGAAGTGCCACCGGAAGAACTGGGTGCCGCACTGCGACCGTTGTCACGGGCCCAGGCAGAGGCTGTAAAACGGCGCGTGAAGTCACTGAATCACACGGTCAAGCAGCGTTTCAATCAACGGCAACGCGTCCGCAAGCCTGACATCAGAGACGTGTTCAAAGACGTAGAG GCGTCGAGCACGGGAACGAGATCCCGCAGCGCTACGCCTGATTCTCTGGATTCTGTGACTGGCGCGACGCCAGAAAGCGCCTCGCCTCCGCCACTGTCGACGGGTGCTGCCACCGTTATCGATGCACATTCTTCGAG AAGCGTCACAGTACCGACATTTGTGTCTGTGTTTCAACATCGGACGTCGAATGAGAGCAAGGACACAGTTCGAAGAACTCCGAGCGCACCGTCGACAACGGTACCAACGGTTTCCGGAGCAACTGCAGCTACTGTCACGCTGCCTGTTCAAGAAATTTTCAGACGCGCCGGAAACTGGCTGCGGGGGGACGTTGCGAGCGATTCAG AGGGTATTCAACTGACGGGCTATCACAGACTGGGGACGATACACGTGTCGAGGCCAACGGCGCAAAGACGAAGCGGCAGCGATCCTGACAAAATAGCGAACGCGGTGACTGGCGCATCGAACGAGTCCGCTGTAAATCTCAGTATCTCCCCCGACGATTCGACGCTGAGGTACTG GAGAAACACAAGCGGGCACGCCACGGTCACTCGAAGCCATAGTAGTCTGTACGGATTGAATAGGCCAGCGGAAGAGACTCTGATAACCCGTCCACTGAGCCGTACGTCGTCCCATGGCCACCTGAGTTTCGAGGAAATGTGTCGAGCGAACGAGGTCAAGTCGCAAGTATGGATTGGTAACGCGGAAACGTTTCCGTCCGACGACACGCAAAAACGATTAGGCATCGAGACGTTGTCGCAACGAGATCTGACGAGATTACAGCCGCTGCTGTGGCTCGAACTGACCGCTGTCTTCGACAAATACAATCTGCCGCTGCAGAAACGCAAACCAAACAAGCGCCGCACGAAAG CTGGAAACTTGTTCGGCGTGTCGTTGTCCACTCTGCTGCTTCGAGACAGCCAATTGACGTCCGAGGAGAGCAATATCCCGTTGGTGTTTCAGAAAGTTCTCGCCGAGTTGACGAAACGCGGCGTAAAGGAGGAGGGAATTCTTCGCGTCGGAGGACACAAACAGAAA GTAGAGTCGATATGTGTGCAGTTGGAAACTGACTTCTATTGTAAACCGAGAGAGATGGACAAATTGTTCAAGCGCACGTCGTGTCACGACCTGGCCGCGGTTCTTAAGAAGTTGCTGCGCGATCTGCCGCAACCCCTGCTCACAGTCGAACTTATCGACGCGTTCTACCAGAGTCACG GAGTAAACGACCGACGAGATTTGTCGCACGCCTTGAACTTGCTGGTGCTGCTCTTACCGATAGAACACCGTTGTACCTTGAAAGCGTTAGCGACATTCTTGAAGCTGATCGTCGAGAATCAAACGTCGAACAAAATGTCGATCCATAACGTGGCGATGATCGTTGCTCCGTCGTTGTTTCCGCCGCGGTACGTTCATCCCCGCGATCGTACCGACTTAACGGCCCAGGTTAACATGGCCGCCATATGCTGCCGAGTGACAGAAGCTCTTCTCGGTAACACCGAGAAACTGTGGTACGTGCCGAGCGATCTTACGAATCAGTTGCACAGGCAGTCCGTGGAGGAACGGTATCGCAAGTACAAGAAAAAGTATTGCTAA
- the conu gene encoding rho GTPase-activating protein conundrum isoform X1, with amino-acid sequence MFQPFVFPMHLRMAGRYHKEVKVDNIWMVQGKADPMERAQGTTYMEGDNRLLDYWEEYQDMIEETKLLDDYLEEECPRNYDDGEEEAEWLRTAGLGQLTEAWKVGKEVPPEELGAALRPLSRAQAEAVKRRVKSLNHTVKQRFNQRQRVRKPDIRDVFKDVEASSTGTRSRSATPDSLDSVTGATPESASPPPLSTGAATVIDAHSSRSVTVPTFVSVFQHRTSNESKDTVRRTPSAPSTTVPTVSGATAATVTLPVQEIFRRAGNWLRGDVASDSEGIQLTGYHRLGTIHVSRPTAQRRSGSDPDKIANAVTGASNESAVNLSISPDDSTLRYWRNTSGHATVTRSHSSLYGLNRPAEETLITRPLSRTSSHGHLSFEEMCRANEVKSQVWIGNAETFPSDDTQKRLGIETLSQRDLTRLQPLLWLELTAVFDKYNLPLQKRKPNKRRTKAGNLFGVSLSTLLLRDSQLTSEESNIPLVFQKVLAELTKRGVKEEGILRVGGHKQKVESICVQLETDFYCKPREMDKLFKRTSCHDLAAVLKKLLRDLPQPLLTVELIDAFYQSHGVNDRRDLSHALNLLVLLLPIEHRCTLKALATFLKLIVENQTSNKMSIHNVAMIVAPSLFPPRYVHPRDRTDLTAQVNMAAICCRVTEALLGNTEKLWYVPSDLTNQLHRQSVEERYRKYKKKYC; translated from the exons ATGTTCCAGCCGTTCGTGTTTCCAAT GCACCTACGAATGGCTGGTCGATATCATAAAGAAGTAAAGGTAGATAATATCTGGATGGTCCAAGGAAAAGCAGATCCCATGGAAAGGGCACAGGGAACAACATACATGGAAGGGGACAATCGTCTTCTGGACTATTGGGAAGAGTATCAGGACATGATAGAAGAAACCAAGTTGTTGGACGATTATCTGGAGGAGGAATGCCCACGCAATTACGATG ACGGCGAGGAAGAAGCGGAATGGCTACGTACAGCTGGTTTGGGACAGCTGACCGAAGCATGGAAAGTCGGAAAAGAAGTGCCACCGGAAGAACTGGGTGCCGCACTGCGACCGTTGTCACGGGCCCAGGCAGAGGCTGTAAAACGGCGCGTGAAGTCACTGAATCACACGGTCAAGCAGCGTTTCAATCAACGGCAACGCGTCCGCAAGCCTGACATCAGAGACGTGTTCAAAGACGTAGAG GCGTCGAGCACGGGAACGAGATCCCGCAGCGCTACGCCTGATTCTCTGGATTCTGTGACTGGCGCGACGCCAGAAAGCGCCTCGCCTCCGCCACTGTCGACGGGTGCTGCCACCGTTATCGATGCACATTCTTCGAG AAGCGTCACAGTACCGACATTTGTGTCTGTGTTTCAACATCGGACGTCGAATGAGAGCAAGGACACAGTTCGAAGAACTCCGAGCGCACCGTCGACAACGGTACCAACGGTTTCCGGAGCAACTGCAGCTACTGTCACGCTGCCTGTTCAAGAAATTTTCAGACGCGCCGGAAACTGGCTGCGGGGGGACGTTGCGAGCGATTCAG AGGGTATTCAACTGACGGGCTATCACAGACTGGGGACGATACACGTGTCGAGGCCAACGGCGCAAAGACGAAGCGGCAGCGATCCTGACAAAATAGCGAACGCGGTGACTGGCGCATCGAACGAGTCCGCTGTAAATCTCAGTATCTCCCCCGACGATTCGACGCTGAGGTACTG GAGAAACACAAGCGGGCACGCCACGGTCACTCGAAGCCATAGTAGTCTGTACGGATTGAATAGGCCAGCGGAAGAGACTCTGATAACCCGTCCACTGAGCCGTACGTCGTCCCATGGCCACCTGAGTTTCGAGGAAATGTGTCGAGCGAACGAGGTCAAGTCGCAAGTATGGATTGGTAACGCGGAAACGTTTCCGTCCGACGACACGCAAAAACGATTAGGCATCGAGACGTTGTCGCAACGAGATCTGACGAGATTACAGCCGCTGCTGTGGCTCGAACTGACCGCTGTCTTCGACAAATACAATCTGCCGCTGCAGAAACGCAAACCAAACAAGCGCCGCACGAAAG CTGGAAACTTGTTCGGCGTGTCGTTGTCCACTCTGCTGCTTCGAGACAGCCAATTGACGTCCGAGGAGAGCAATATCCCGTTGGTGTTTCAGAAAGTTCTCGCCGAGTTGACGAAACGCGGCGTAAAGGAGGAGGGAATTCTTCGCGTCGGAGGACACAAACAGAAA GTAGAGTCGATATGTGTGCAGTTGGAAACTGACTTCTATTGTAAACCGAGAGAGATGGACAAATTGTTCAAGCGCACGTCGTGTCACGACCTGGCCGCGGTTCTTAAGAAGTTGCTGCGCGATCTGCCGCAACCCCTGCTCACAGTCGAACTTATCGACGCGTTCTACCAGAGTCACG GAGTAAACGACCGACGAGATTTGTCGCACGCCTTGAACTTGCTGGTGCTGCTCTTACCGATAGAACACCGTTGTACCTTGAAAGCGTTAGCGACATTCTTGAAGCTGATCGTCGAGAATCAAACGTCGAACAAAATGTCGATCCATAACGTGGCGATGATCGTTGCTCCGTCGTTGTTTCCGCCGCGGTACGTTCATCCCCGCGATCGTACCGACTTAACGGCCCAGGTTAACATGGCCGCCATATGCTGCCGAGTGACAGAAGCTCTTCTCGGTAACACCGAGAAACTGTGGTACGTGCCGAGCGATCTTACGAATCAGTTGCACAGGCAGTCCGTGGAGGAACGGTATCGCAAGTACAAGAAAAAGTATTGCTAA
- the conu gene encoding rho GTPase-activating protein conundrum isoform X4, whose protein sequence is MFQPFVFPMHLRMAGRYHKEVKVDNIWMVQGKADPMERAQGTTYMEGDNRLLDYWEEYQDMIEETKLLDDYLEEECPRNYDDGEEEAEWLRTAGLGQLTEAWKVGKEVPPEELGAALRPLSRAQAEAVKRRVKSLNHTVKQRFNQRQRVRKPDIRDVFKDVEASSTGTRSRSATPDSLDSVTGATPESASPPPLSTGAATVIDAHSSSVTVPTFVSVFQHRTSNESKDTVRRTPSAPSTTVPTVSGATAATVTLPVQEIFRRAGNWLRGDVASDSEGIQLTGYHRLGTIHVSRPTAQRRSGSDPDKIANAVTGASNESAVNLSISPDDSTLRRNTSGHATVTRSHSSLYGLNRPAEETLITRPLSRTSSHGHLSFEEMCRANEVKSQVWIGNAETFPSDDTQKRLGIETLSQRDLTRLQPLLWLELTAVFDKYNLPLQKRKPNKRRTKAGNLFGVSLSTLLLRDSQLTSEESNIPLVFQKVLAELTKRGVKEEGILRVGGHKQKVESICVQLETDFYCKPREMDKLFKRTSCHDLAAVLKKLLRDLPQPLLTVELIDAFYQSHGVNDRRDLSHALNLLVLLLPIEHRCTLKALATFLKLIVENQTSNKMSIHNVAMIVAPSLFPPRYVHPRDRTDLTAQVNMAAICCRVTEALLGNTEKLWYVPSDLTNQLHRQSVEERYRKYKKKYC, encoded by the exons ATGTTCCAGCCGTTCGTGTTTCCAAT GCACCTACGAATGGCTGGTCGATATCATAAAGAAGTAAAGGTAGATAATATCTGGATGGTCCAAGGAAAAGCAGATCCCATGGAAAGGGCACAGGGAACAACATACATGGAAGGGGACAATCGTCTTCTGGACTATTGGGAAGAGTATCAGGACATGATAGAAGAAACCAAGTTGTTGGACGATTATCTGGAGGAGGAATGCCCACGCAATTACGATG ACGGCGAGGAAGAAGCGGAATGGCTACGTACAGCTGGTTTGGGACAGCTGACCGAAGCATGGAAAGTCGGAAAAGAAGTGCCACCGGAAGAACTGGGTGCCGCACTGCGACCGTTGTCACGGGCCCAGGCAGAGGCTGTAAAACGGCGCGTGAAGTCACTGAATCACACGGTCAAGCAGCGTTTCAATCAACGGCAACGCGTCCGCAAGCCTGACATCAGAGACGTGTTCAAAGACGTAGAG GCGTCGAGCACGGGAACGAGATCCCGCAGCGCTACGCCTGATTCTCTGGATTCTGTGACTGGCGCGACGCCAGAAAGCGCCTCGCCTCCGCCACTGTCGACGGGTGCTGCCACCGTTATCGATGCACATTCTTCGAG CGTCACAGTACCGACATTTGTGTCTGTGTTTCAACATCGGACGTCGAATGAGAGCAAGGACACAGTTCGAAGAACTCCGAGCGCACCGTCGACAACGGTACCAACGGTTTCCGGAGCAACTGCAGCTACTGTCACGCTGCCTGTTCAAGAAATTTTCAGACGCGCCGGAAACTGGCTGCGGGGGGACGTTGCGAGCGATTCAG AGGGTATTCAACTGACGGGCTATCACAGACTGGGGACGATACACGTGTCGAGGCCAACGGCGCAAAGACGAAGCGGCAGCGATCCTGACAAAATAGCGAACGCGGTGACTGGCGCATCGAACGAGTCCGCTGTAAATCTCAGTATCTCCCCCGACGATTCGACGCTGAG GAGAAACACAAGCGGGCACGCCACGGTCACTCGAAGCCATAGTAGTCTGTACGGATTGAATAGGCCAGCGGAAGAGACTCTGATAACCCGTCCACTGAGCCGTACGTCGTCCCATGGCCACCTGAGTTTCGAGGAAATGTGTCGAGCGAACGAGGTCAAGTCGCAAGTATGGATTGGTAACGCGGAAACGTTTCCGTCCGACGACACGCAAAAACGATTAGGCATCGAGACGTTGTCGCAACGAGATCTGACGAGATTACAGCCGCTGCTGTGGCTCGAACTGACCGCTGTCTTCGACAAATACAATCTGCCGCTGCAGAAACGCAAACCAAACAAGCGCCGCACGAAAG CTGGAAACTTGTTCGGCGTGTCGTTGTCCACTCTGCTGCTTCGAGACAGCCAATTGACGTCCGAGGAGAGCAATATCCCGTTGGTGTTTCAGAAAGTTCTCGCCGAGTTGACGAAACGCGGCGTAAAGGAGGAGGGAATTCTTCGCGTCGGAGGACACAAACAGAAA GTAGAGTCGATATGTGTGCAGTTGGAAACTGACTTCTATTGTAAACCGAGAGAGATGGACAAATTGTTCAAGCGCACGTCGTGTCACGACCTGGCCGCGGTTCTTAAGAAGTTGCTGCGCGATCTGCCGCAACCCCTGCTCACAGTCGAACTTATCGACGCGTTCTACCAGAGTCACG GAGTAAACGACCGACGAGATTTGTCGCACGCCTTGAACTTGCTGGTGCTGCTCTTACCGATAGAACACCGTTGTACCTTGAAAGCGTTAGCGACATTCTTGAAGCTGATCGTCGAGAATCAAACGTCGAACAAAATGTCGATCCATAACGTGGCGATGATCGTTGCTCCGTCGTTGTTTCCGCCGCGGTACGTTCATCCCCGCGATCGTACCGACTTAACGGCCCAGGTTAACATGGCCGCCATATGCTGCCGAGTGACAGAAGCTCTTCTCGGTAACACCGAGAAACTGTGGTACGTGCCGAGCGATCTTACGAATCAGTTGCACAGGCAGTCCGTGGAGGAACGGTATCGCAAGTACAAGAAAAAGTATTGCTAA
- the conu gene encoding rho GTPase-activating protein conundrum isoform X2 produces MFQPFVFPMHLRMAGRYHKEVKVDNIWMVQGKADPMERAQGTTYMEGDNRLLDYWEEYQDMIEETKLLDDYLEEECPRNYDDGEEEAEWLRTAGLGQLTEAWKVGKEVPPEELGAALRPLSRAQAEAVKRRVKSLNHTVKQRFNQRQRVRKPDIRDVFKDVEASSTGTRSRSATPDSLDSVTGATPESASPPPLSTGAATVIDAHSSSVTVPTFVSVFQHRTSNESKDTVRRTPSAPSTTVPTVSGATAATVTLPVQEIFRRAGNWLRGDVASDSEGIQLTGYHRLGTIHVSRPTAQRRSGSDPDKIANAVTGASNESAVNLSISPDDSTLRYWRNTSGHATVTRSHSSLYGLNRPAEETLITRPLSRTSSHGHLSFEEMCRANEVKSQVWIGNAETFPSDDTQKRLGIETLSQRDLTRLQPLLWLELTAVFDKYNLPLQKRKPNKRRTKAGNLFGVSLSTLLLRDSQLTSEESNIPLVFQKVLAELTKRGVKEEGILRVGGHKQKVESICVQLETDFYCKPREMDKLFKRTSCHDLAAVLKKLLRDLPQPLLTVELIDAFYQSHGVNDRRDLSHALNLLVLLLPIEHRCTLKALATFLKLIVENQTSNKMSIHNVAMIVAPSLFPPRYVHPRDRTDLTAQVNMAAICCRVTEALLGNTEKLWYVPSDLTNQLHRQSVEERYRKYKKKYC; encoded by the exons ATGTTCCAGCCGTTCGTGTTTCCAAT GCACCTACGAATGGCTGGTCGATATCATAAAGAAGTAAAGGTAGATAATATCTGGATGGTCCAAGGAAAAGCAGATCCCATGGAAAGGGCACAGGGAACAACATACATGGAAGGGGACAATCGTCTTCTGGACTATTGGGAAGAGTATCAGGACATGATAGAAGAAACCAAGTTGTTGGACGATTATCTGGAGGAGGAATGCCCACGCAATTACGATG ACGGCGAGGAAGAAGCGGAATGGCTACGTACAGCTGGTTTGGGACAGCTGACCGAAGCATGGAAAGTCGGAAAAGAAGTGCCACCGGAAGAACTGGGTGCCGCACTGCGACCGTTGTCACGGGCCCAGGCAGAGGCTGTAAAACGGCGCGTGAAGTCACTGAATCACACGGTCAAGCAGCGTTTCAATCAACGGCAACGCGTCCGCAAGCCTGACATCAGAGACGTGTTCAAAGACGTAGAG GCGTCGAGCACGGGAACGAGATCCCGCAGCGCTACGCCTGATTCTCTGGATTCTGTGACTGGCGCGACGCCAGAAAGCGCCTCGCCTCCGCCACTGTCGACGGGTGCTGCCACCGTTATCGATGCACATTCTTCGAG CGTCACAGTACCGACATTTGTGTCTGTGTTTCAACATCGGACGTCGAATGAGAGCAAGGACACAGTTCGAAGAACTCCGAGCGCACCGTCGACAACGGTACCAACGGTTTCCGGAGCAACTGCAGCTACTGTCACGCTGCCTGTTCAAGAAATTTTCAGACGCGCCGGAAACTGGCTGCGGGGGGACGTTGCGAGCGATTCAG AGGGTATTCAACTGACGGGCTATCACAGACTGGGGACGATACACGTGTCGAGGCCAACGGCGCAAAGACGAAGCGGCAGCGATCCTGACAAAATAGCGAACGCGGTGACTGGCGCATCGAACGAGTCCGCTGTAAATCTCAGTATCTCCCCCGACGATTCGACGCTGAGGTACTG GAGAAACACAAGCGGGCACGCCACGGTCACTCGAAGCCATAGTAGTCTGTACGGATTGAATAGGCCAGCGGAAGAGACTCTGATAACCCGTCCACTGAGCCGTACGTCGTCCCATGGCCACCTGAGTTTCGAGGAAATGTGTCGAGCGAACGAGGTCAAGTCGCAAGTATGGATTGGTAACGCGGAAACGTTTCCGTCCGACGACACGCAAAAACGATTAGGCATCGAGACGTTGTCGCAACGAGATCTGACGAGATTACAGCCGCTGCTGTGGCTCGAACTGACCGCTGTCTTCGACAAATACAATCTGCCGCTGCAGAAACGCAAACCAAACAAGCGCCGCACGAAAG CTGGAAACTTGTTCGGCGTGTCGTTGTCCACTCTGCTGCTTCGAGACAGCCAATTGACGTCCGAGGAGAGCAATATCCCGTTGGTGTTTCAGAAAGTTCTCGCCGAGTTGACGAAACGCGGCGTAAAGGAGGAGGGAATTCTTCGCGTCGGAGGACACAAACAGAAA GTAGAGTCGATATGTGTGCAGTTGGAAACTGACTTCTATTGTAAACCGAGAGAGATGGACAAATTGTTCAAGCGCACGTCGTGTCACGACCTGGCCGCGGTTCTTAAGAAGTTGCTGCGCGATCTGCCGCAACCCCTGCTCACAGTCGAACTTATCGACGCGTTCTACCAGAGTCACG GAGTAAACGACCGACGAGATTTGTCGCACGCCTTGAACTTGCTGGTGCTGCTCTTACCGATAGAACACCGTTGTACCTTGAAAGCGTTAGCGACATTCTTGAAGCTGATCGTCGAGAATCAAACGTCGAACAAAATGTCGATCCATAACGTGGCGATGATCGTTGCTCCGTCGTTGTTTCCGCCGCGGTACGTTCATCCCCGCGATCGTACCGACTTAACGGCCCAGGTTAACATGGCCGCCATATGCTGCCGAGTGACAGAAGCTCTTCTCGGTAACACCGAGAAACTGTGGTACGTGCCGAGCGATCTTACGAATCAGTTGCACAGGCAGTCCGTGGAGGAACGGTATCGCAAGTACAAGAAAAAGTATTGCTAA
- the conu gene encoding rho GTPase-activating protein conundrum isoform X5, producing the protein MLFDRHLRMAGRYHKEVKVDNIWMVQGKADPMERAQGTTYMEGDNRLLDYWEEYQDMIEETKLLDDYLEEECPRNYDDGEEEAEWLRTAGLGQLTEAWKVGKEVPPEELGAALRPLSRAQAEAVKRRVKSLNHTVKQRFNQRQRVRKPDIRDVFKDVEASSTGTRSRSATPDSLDSVTGATPESASPPPLSTGAATVIDAHSSRSVTVPTFVSVFQHRTSNESKDTVRRTPSAPSTTVPTVSGATAATVTLPVQEIFRRAGNWLRGDVASDSEGIQLTGYHRLGTIHVSRPTAQRRSGSDPDKIANAVTGASNESAVNLSISPDDSTLRYWRNTSGHATVTRSHSSLYGLNRPAEETLITRPLSRTSSHGHLSFEEMCRANEVKSQVWIGNAETFPSDDTQKRLGIETLSQRDLTRLQPLLWLELTAVFDKYNLPLQKRKPNKRRTKAGNLFGVSLSTLLLRDSQLTSEESNIPLVFQKVLAELTKRGVKEEGILRVGGHKQKVESICVQLETDFYCKPREMDKLFKRTSCHDLAAVLKKLLRDLPQPLLTVELIDAFYQSHGVNDRRDLSHALNLLVLLLPIEHRCTLKALATFLKLIVENQTSNKMSIHNVAMIVAPSLFPPRYVHPRDRTDLTAQVNMAAICCRVTEALLGNTEKLWYVPSDLTNQLHRQSVEERYRKYKKKYC; encoded by the exons ATGCTGTTTGATCG GCACCTACGAATGGCTGGTCGATATCATAAAGAAGTAAAGGTAGATAATATCTGGATGGTCCAAGGAAAAGCAGATCCCATGGAAAGGGCACAGGGAACAACATACATGGAAGGGGACAATCGTCTTCTGGACTATTGGGAAGAGTATCAGGACATGATAGAAGAAACCAAGTTGTTGGACGATTATCTGGAGGAGGAATGCCCACGCAATTACGATG ACGGCGAGGAAGAAGCGGAATGGCTACGTACAGCTGGTTTGGGACAGCTGACCGAAGCATGGAAAGTCGGAAAAGAAGTGCCACCGGAAGAACTGGGTGCCGCACTGCGACCGTTGTCACGGGCCCAGGCAGAGGCTGTAAAACGGCGCGTGAAGTCACTGAATCACACGGTCAAGCAGCGTTTCAATCAACGGCAACGCGTCCGCAAGCCTGACATCAGAGACGTGTTCAAAGACGTAGAG GCGTCGAGCACGGGAACGAGATCCCGCAGCGCTACGCCTGATTCTCTGGATTCTGTGACTGGCGCGACGCCAGAAAGCGCCTCGCCTCCGCCACTGTCGACGGGTGCTGCCACCGTTATCGATGCACATTCTTCGAG AAGCGTCACAGTACCGACATTTGTGTCTGTGTTTCAACATCGGACGTCGAATGAGAGCAAGGACACAGTTCGAAGAACTCCGAGCGCACCGTCGACAACGGTACCAACGGTTTCCGGAGCAACTGCAGCTACTGTCACGCTGCCTGTTCAAGAAATTTTCAGACGCGCCGGAAACTGGCTGCGGGGGGACGTTGCGAGCGATTCAG AGGGTATTCAACTGACGGGCTATCACAGACTGGGGACGATACACGTGTCGAGGCCAACGGCGCAAAGACGAAGCGGCAGCGATCCTGACAAAATAGCGAACGCGGTGACTGGCGCATCGAACGAGTCCGCTGTAAATCTCAGTATCTCCCCCGACGATTCGACGCTGAGGTACTG GAGAAACACAAGCGGGCACGCCACGGTCACTCGAAGCCATAGTAGTCTGTACGGATTGAATAGGCCAGCGGAAGAGACTCTGATAACCCGTCCACTGAGCCGTACGTCGTCCCATGGCCACCTGAGTTTCGAGGAAATGTGTCGAGCGAACGAGGTCAAGTCGCAAGTATGGATTGGTAACGCGGAAACGTTTCCGTCCGACGACACGCAAAAACGATTAGGCATCGAGACGTTGTCGCAACGAGATCTGACGAGATTACAGCCGCTGCTGTGGCTCGAACTGACCGCTGTCTTCGACAAATACAATCTGCCGCTGCAGAAACGCAAACCAAACAAGCGCCGCACGAAAG CTGGAAACTTGTTCGGCGTGTCGTTGTCCACTCTGCTGCTTCGAGACAGCCAATTGACGTCCGAGGAGAGCAATATCCCGTTGGTGTTTCAGAAAGTTCTCGCCGAGTTGACGAAACGCGGCGTAAAGGAGGAGGGAATTCTTCGCGTCGGAGGACACAAACAGAAA GTAGAGTCGATATGTGTGCAGTTGGAAACTGACTTCTATTGTAAACCGAGAGAGATGGACAAATTGTTCAAGCGCACGTCGTGTCACGACCTGGCCGCGGTTCTTAAGAAGTTGCTGCGCGATCTGCCGCAACCCCTGCTCACAGTCGAACTTATCGACGCGTTCTACCAGAGTCACG GAGTAAACGACCGACGAGATTTGTCGCACGCCTTGAACTTGCTGGTGCTGCTCTTACCGATAGAACACCGTTGTACCTTGAAAGCGTTAGCGACATTCTTGAAGCTGATCGTCGAGAATCAAACGTCGAACAAAATGTCGATCCATAACGTGGCGATGATCGTTGCTCCGTCGTTGTTTCCGCCGCGGTACGTTCATCCCCGCGATCGTACCGACTTAACGGCCCAGGTTAACATGGCCGCCATATGCTGCCGAGTGACAGAAGCTCTTCTCGGTAACACCGAGAAACTGTGGTACGTGCCGAGCGATCTTACGAATCAGTTGCACAGGCAGTCCGTGGAGGAACGGTATCGCAAGTACAAGAAAAAGTATTGCTAA